The Balneolaceae bacterium genome segment GCTACACCCGCTTCCTGCGCTCCACCCGCGATATTTTCCAGAAGGGTTTCGTGGAACTGGCCGACCAGCCCTTTCTAAGTCTGTGGGACATGATCAAGGTGGCGCCCGACCTGCTGCGCCTGAAATCGCACCAGACCGTCTTCGACTACGTCTCCCGCTACATCGAAGACGACTTCCTGCGGCAATGTTTCTCCTTCCATCCCCTGCTGGTTGGAGGAAATCCCTTCGACACCACTTCCATCTACGCCATGATCCACTACCTGGAGCGCGAGTGGGGGGTCTGGTACGCGAAAGGAGGAACGGGGGCCATCGTGGAGGCCCTGGGACGGCTGATCCGCGAGCAGGGCGGGGAGATCCGCTGCCGGGCCGAGGTGGACGAAATCCTGGTGGAGGACGGCCGGGCCCGGGGCGTGCGCCTGACCGACGGCAGCGAGCACCGCGCCGACCTGGTGGTCTCCAACGCCGATGTGGCCTACACCTACAAGCACCTGGTGCCGGAGCGCTGGCGAAGCACGTGGACCGACCGCAGGATCGAACGCATGCGCTACAGCATGTCCCTCTTCGTGATCTACTTCGGGACCGACCGCAGGTACATCGACAGTGGACTGGCCCACCACAACATCATCCTGGGCGAGCGCTACGAGGAGCTGCTGTCCGACATCTTCCACGACAAGAAGCTGGCCGAGGACTTTTCCCTCTACCTGCACATGCCCACCCTGACCGACCCCTCCCTGGCCCCCGAGGGACACGAGGCCTTCTACGTGCTCTCTCCCGTGCCACACCTGGACAGCGGCACCGACTGGACCGAAAAGGCCAGCCCTTACCGCGACGCCATCATAAACTTCCTGGAAGAGAACTACCTGCCGGGGCTGCAGGAGCACATCGTGGCCGAACACCACATCGATCCCCTTCACTTCCGCGACACGCTCAACAGCTACAAGGGATCGGCCTTCAGCGTGGAGCCCATCCTGACGCAGTCGGCCTGGTTCCGTCCCCACAACCGCTCGGAAGACATAGAAGGGCTTTACTTCGTGGGAGCGGGCACCCATCCGGGAGCGGGATTGCCGGGGGTGCTCTCCTCAGCCAAAATCACCGAAAGTCTTATAAGTCAGAAAGTCTGAAAAGTCGAGAAGTCGGCGGACTTCCAGACTTTAAGACTTTCCGACTTTATAGACTTTAAAGACTTTCTTGGAGTTGATTCCAGTCGTCGAGGAAGCGCTGGAGCCCCCGGTCGGTGAGTGGATGGTGAAGCAGCTGCTCGATCACGTTGAGGGGCATGGTGGCCACGTGGGCACCCAGGCGCGCAGACTCCAGCACGTGCATGGGATGGCGGATGCTGGCGGCCAGCACTTCGGTTTCAAAGCCGTAATTGTCGTAGATGGTCACCACGTCTTCGATGAGCTGCATACCGTCGTCGGAGATGTCGTCCAGCCGTCCAATAAAGGGAGAAATATAGGCGGCGCCCGCCTTGGCGGCGATCAGCGCCTGCGTAGCCGAAAAACAGAGGGTGCAGTTGACCCGGATACCCTCGTCGCTGAGGGTGCGGATGGCCTTGATGCCCTCCTTGATCAAGGGCACCTTCACCACCACGTTGTC includes the following:
- a CDS encoding phytoene desaturase yields the protein MSKDIIVIGSGFGGLAAASRLLSRGHRVRLFEARDDLGGRAYTYHIDGFTFDGGPTVITAPFLFDEIFEAAGRRREDYFELIPCDPFYRIFGPGGRIFNYNGDHDFVLSEIEKVNPSDAEGYTRFLRSTRDIFQKGFVELADQPFLSLWDMIKVAPDLLRLKSHQTVFDYVSRYIEDDFLRQCFSFHPLLVGGNPFDTTSIYAMIHYLEREWGVWYAKGGTGAIVEALGRLIREQGGEIRCRAEVDEILVEDGRARGVRLTDGSEHRADLVVSNADVAYTYKHLVPERWRSTWTDRRIERMRYSMSLFVIYFGTDRRYIDSGLAHHNIILGERYEELLSDIFHDKKLAEDFSLYLHMPTLTDPSLAPEGHEAFYVLSPVPHLDSGTDWTEKASPYRDAIINFLEENYLPGLQEHIVAEHHIDPLHFRDTLNSYKGSAFSVEPILTQSAWFRPHNRSEDIEGLYFVGAGTHPGAGLPGVLSSAKITESLISQKV
- the fsa gene encoding fructose-6-phosphate aldolase, with protein sequence MKFFIDTADLDEIREANDLGVLDGVTTNPSLCAKIGVKDFEGHIAKICDMVDGDVSAEVVSTGYEEIVKEARHLADIADNVVVKVPLIKEGIKAIRTLSDEGIRVNCTLCFSATQALIAAKAGAAYISPFIGRLDDISDDGMQLIEDVVTIYDNYGFETEVLAASIRHPMHVLESARLGAHVATMPLNVIEQLLHHPLTDRGLQRFLDDWNQLQESL